In candidate division WOR-3 bacterium, the following are encoded in one genomic region:
- a CDS encoding glycosyltransferase family 4 protein: MVSDNYYPYIGGIAEHIHHLAVELRRRGHTVKILTTRVGGKSLACLDKVPDEDQVFRVGRGLVIRSNKSFARVPVAFRPFARVKRFFEQERFDVIHLHGSLAPTLPLVALRVSRAINVFTFHASHDKSIGYALCRSLLLPYFRAIHGLIAVSTAARDSTAKYFPGNYRIIPNGVDVDFFKPDVEPIPELNNGRPKILFLGRFEPRKGLKYLLMALPKIVREIPDVQLVVVGTGLFGYAYKDYLDREVESHVYWAGLIPGELRPRYYRTCDVFCSPAIGYESFGIVLLEAMATARPVVASDITGYRTVMTDGREGFLVPPRDPEAIALAIIKLLKEPELARQMGENGRRHAQEFSWANIALQVERFYQELAERYPVPRVHLKSVQYK, from the coding sequence ATGGTATCGGATAATTATTACCCGTATATTGGTGGAATTGCGGAACATATTCATCATCTCGCGGTTGAACTTCGACGCCGGGGGCATACGGTGAAAATTCTCACTACCCGGGTGGGGGGAAAGAGTCTTGCCTGTCTGGATAAAGTGCCGGATGAGGATCAGGTTTTCCGGGTGGGACGGGGACTGGTGATCCGTTCCAATAAATCATTTGCCCGGGTACCGGTGGCGTTCCGTCCCTTTGCCCGGGTGAAGCGTTTTTTTGAGCAGGAGCGGTTTGATGTGATTCATCTCCATGGCTCACTGGCGCCGACCCTGCCGCTGGTGGCGCTGCGGGTTTCCCGGGCGATCAATGTTTTTACCTTTCATGCCAGCCATGACAAGAGCATCGGCTATGCGCTGTGCCGCTCGCTGCTTCTGCCCTATTTCCGGGCAATTCATGGTCTGATTGCGGTCTCAACCGCCGCCCGGGATTCAACAGCCAAATATTTCCCGGGTAATTACCGGATTATTCCCAATGGTGTTGATGTGGATTTTTTCAAGCCTGATGTCGAGCCGATTCCGGAGCTCAATAACGGCCGGCCGAAGATACTTTTTTTAGGAAGGTTTGAACCCCGCAAGGGGCTGAAGTATCTGCTGATGGCACTGCCGAAGATAGTCCGGGAAATTCCCGATGTCCAGCTGGTTGTAGTCGGCACCGGTCTTTTCGGTTATGCCTACAAGGATTATCTGGACCGTGAGGTTGAGTCTCATGTTTACTGGGCAGGTCTGATTCCCGGAGAGCTGCGGCCGAGATACTACCGGACCTGCGATGTGTTCTGCTCCCCGGCAATCGGTTATGAAAGTTTCGGGATTGTGCTTCTGGAAGCGATGGCAACCGCAAGGCCGGTGGTGGCATCTGACATTACCGGTTACCGGACGGTAATGACCGACGGACGGGAGGGGTTTCTGGTTCCGCCGCGCGATCCGGAGGCGATTGCCCTGGCGATTATAAAACTGCTCAAGGAACCGGAGCTGGCGCGGCAGATGGGGGAAAATGGCAGAAGACACGCGCAGGAGTTTTCCTGGGCAAATATCGCCTTACAGGTGGAAAGGTTTTATCAGGAGCTCGCTGAGCGGTATCCGGTGCCAAGAGTTCATCTGAAAAGTGTCCAGTACAAATAA
- a CDS encoding MFS transporter, with protein sequence MSSTNKIKITAEISPEAVLDPKRRSQLVPVLKIPEFVIFAVSQAFSLFGDKLDYMALLAMIAFFSSRFGWDSARAISYLSVVVALPVVLFGPLAGVLVDRWDRRKVMIVCDSFRTVLVLLIPFLALLTGQFLLVYFLAFLVFLFGLFFNTARMAIIPNLVGQDKVLGANSFLNIIGRVATFAGMVLGGLIVDWSGWLRLGIRPVWTAGFYIDALTYFVSVLALLFIFKRLAAGEKKAGLQPAEVELFIKQQSKMIQSVKELLLVVRNQPAVLFVYSSIILMVLLGAAVVVLYVPVIQSSRELGGVGLGTKGVGYVAAIGSIGLLISSLVFGAFGHRVKKHKVILLCFLVMGLVAAGLAVSKTFAPVAPLVFIAGLALSPVYIGMDTLLHESVGEEVRGRIFSTRDWLLHMLFALSALIIGQLTNFFSSRRLLFGFGILVVVGSIAGFILTRRRQIG encoded by the coding sequence GTGTCCAGTACAAATAAAATTAAAATTACAGCCGAGATTTCACCAGAAGCGGTGCTGGACCCGAAGCGCCGGAGTCAGCTCGTGCCGGTGCTAAAGATTCCGGAGTTTGTCATCTTTGCAGTTTCGCAGGCATTCTCGCTGTTTGGCGACAAACTTGACTACATGGCGCTCTTGGCAATGATTGCCTTTTTTTCCAGCAGATTCGGCTGGGACAGTGCCCGGGCGATCTCCTATCTTTCAGTAGTGGTGGCACTGCCCGTAGTGTTGTTCGGACCGCTCGCCGGAGTCCTTGTTGACCGCTGGGACCGAAGAAAGGTGATGATTGTGTGTGACTCGTTCCGCACGGTACTGGTACTGCTGATTCCATTTCTGGCACTACTGACCGGACAGTTCCTGCTCGTTTATTTTCTCGCTTTTCTCGTTTTTCTGTTCGGGCTTTTTTTTAATACCGCCCGGATGGCAATTATTCCCAATCTTGTGGGCCAGGACAAGGTGCTGGGTGCAAACTCCTTTCTCAACATCATCGGCCGGGTGGCAACCTTTGCCGGGATGGTGCTCGGTGGGCTGATCGTCGACTGGTCGGGCTGGCTGCGGCTGGGGATCAGGCCGGTCTGGACCGCGGGGTTCTACATTGACGCCCTGACCTATTTTGTTTCGGTCCTGGCGCTGCTTTTTATTTTCAAGCGGCTGGCAGCGGGCGAAAAAAAGGCAGGTTTGCAACCGGCGGAGGTGGAGCTTTTTATCAAGCAGCAGTCGAAAATGATCCAGAGCGTAAAGGAACTGCTGCTGGTGGTGAGAAATCAGCCGGCAGTGCTTTTTGTCTACTCCTCAATTATTCTGATGGTGTTACTGGGAGCAGCGGTGGTGGTTCTGTATGTACCGGTGATCCAGTCCAGCCGGGAGCTGGGAGGTGTCGGGCTGGGGACAAAGGGGGTGGGTTATGTGGCGGCAATTGGGTCGATCGGATTGCTGATTTCCTCGCTGGTGTTCGGAGCGTTCGGACACCGGGTGAAAAAGCACAAGGTGATACTTTTGTGTTTTCTGGTAATGGGACTGGTAGCAGCTGGGCTGGCAGTATCCAAGACATTTGCACCGGTGGCGCCACTGGTTTTTATCGCCGGGCTGGCGCTTTCACCGGTTTATATCGGGATGGATACCCTGCTCCATGAATCGGTTGGCGAGGAGGTACGGGGACGGATATTTTCAACCCGGGACTGGCTGCTGCATATGCTTTTTGCGCTGTCCGCCCTGATTATCGGTCAGCTGACCAATTTCTTTTCCAGCCGGCGGCTGCTCTTCGGGTTTGGAATTCTGGTGGTTGTGGGAAGCATCGCCGGTTTTATTCTGACCCGGCGGCGGCAGATCGGATAA